A single Pseudodesulfovibrio aespoeensis Aspo-2 DNA region contains:
- a CDS encoding substrate-binding periplasmic protein yields the protein MWMKPALFLGLLALGLLSSLSALAADRVVLASLEWPPYTGESLPGNGATSEVVREAFRVMGYELEIRFYPWNRALNEARLDKDIAGYFPEYPEHWHKDAFLNSDSVGSSSLGLASRQEMVINWQTLDDLRRYTLGVVAGYANTPEFDAMAKEGRLTIDHSSTDALNLRKVLAGRVRAAVVDTNVFRHLLQVDPVLRKQRGELVMSTRLLGTNSLVVCFSDTERGRRLGRILNLGLRQVDQEAVYLRHFKE from the coding sequence ATGTGGATGAAGCCTGCCCTGTTTCTCGGCCTGCTCGCTTTGGGCCTACTCTCAAGCTTGTCTGCTCTGGCGGCAGATCGGGTGGTTCTCGCCTCTCTGGAGTGGCCGCCCTATACAGGGGAGTCCCTTCCCGGAAACGGAGCCACCTCAGAGGTGGTCCGCGAGGCTTTCAGGGTCATGGGGTACGAGCTTGAGATCCGGTTCTACCCTTGGAACCGCGCTTTGAACGAGGCCCGGTTGGACAAGGATATTGCTGGGTATTTTCCCGAGTATCCAGAGCACTGGCACAAGGATGCGTTTCTCAATTCCGACAGCGTGGGCAGCAGTTCCCTTGGACTGGCAAGCCGTCAGGAGATGGTCATCAACTGGCAAACCCTTGACGATCTTCGCCGATACACCCTCGGTGTCGTGGCAGGTTACGCCAACACCCCCGAGTTTGACGCCATGGCGAAAGAGGGGCGCCTGACCATCGACCACTCCAGCACGGACGCGCTCAACCTGCGCAAGGTCCTGGCCGGGCGGGTTCGCGCCGCCGTGGTGGACACCAACGTGTTCAGGCATCTGTTGCAGGTCGATCCCGTGCTGCGCAAGCAGAGGGGAGAACTGGTGATGAGCACACGGCTCCTGGGCACCAACAGCCTGGTCGTCTGCTTCTCCGACACCGAGCGGGGGAGGAGGCTGGGGCGGATACTCAACCTCGGGTTGCGTCAGGTCGATCAGGAGGCTGTTTACTTGCGTCATTTCAAGGAATGA
- a CDS encoding Na+/H+ antiporter subunit E has translation MDQMTESVRVVRKGAPKAAVSRRGDAAISFVLRFLLLFGTWLILSGMFDAFHMTVGAFCSAFVTWISTDIFPPEVRSFRKLRALWLLALYVPWLVLEIAKCNMRLLRLAFDPHLNDKIYPRIVTFKTVLRTKLALTFLANSITMTPGTITVSIDERGYVSVHAFDEVAAEGLPGDMEKKIKAIFEEL, from the coding sequence ATGGATCAAATGACTGAATCTGTTCGCGTTGTCCGCAAGGGCGCGCCCAAGGCCGCGGTGTCACGGCGCGGCGATGCCGCCATCAGCTTTGTGCTGCGGTTTCTGCTGCTTTTTGGCACCTGGCTGATCCTGTCGGGCATGTTCGACGCCTTCCACATGACCGTTGGCGCTTTTTGCAGCGCCTTTGTGACCTGGATCTCTACGGATATCTTTCCGCCCGAGGTGCGCAGCTTCCGCAAGCTGCGCGCCCTGTGGCTGCTGGCCCTCTATGTGCCCTGGCTGGTCCTGGAGATTGCCAAATGCAACATGCGCCTGCTCCGGCTGGCCTTCGACCCGCACCTCAACGACAAGATATACCCGCGCATCGTCACCTTCAAGACCGTGCTGCGTACCAAGCTGGCCCTGACCTTTCTGGCCAATTCCATCACCATGACGCCCGGCACCATCACCGTGTCCATTGATGAGCGCGGCTATGTCTCGGTCCACGCCTTTGACGAAGTGGCTGCCGAGGGCCTGCCCGGCGATATGGAAAAGAAGATCAAGGCCATATTCGAGGAGTTATGA
- a CDS encoding monovalent cation/H+ antiporter complex subunit F: protein MESFILYSGVFLVAIMTMPLYRAVVGPTTLDRLMGMNAIGSKTVALIVIIGLVFERVDMFVDIALAYAMLNFIAVLAASRYLHKRGRRDTAS, encoded by the coding sequence ATGGAATCATTCATCCTGTATTCCGGCGTGTTCCTGGTGGCCATCATGACCATGCCCCTGTATCGCGCCGTGGTTGGCCCGACGACGCTGGACCGCCTGATGGGCATGAACGCCATCGGCTCCAAGACCGTGGCCCTTATCGTCATCATCGGGCTGGTCTTCGAGCGTGTGGACATGTTTGTGGACATTGCACTCGCCTACGCGATGCTGAACTTCATCGCCGTTCTCGCGGCTTCCAGATATCTGCATAAAAGGGGACGCCGGGACACGGCATCCTAA
- a CDS encoding monovalent cation/H(+) antiporter subunit G, with protein sequence MLLFVAGMVGILRLPDAYTRLHMAGMLDTLGLLTLLLGLVLYGGIQATPMTLLVQLKVLLLWGFVLITSPTATHAMVDAGVRAGLAPWVQTDGKRRRK encoded by the coding sequence ATGCTGCTGTTTGTCGCCGGCATGGTGGGCATTTTGCGGCTGCCGGATGCCTACACCAGGCTCCACATGGCCGGAATGCTCGACACGCTCGGGCTGCTGACGCTGCTCCTTGGGCTGGTGCTGTATGGCGGGATCCAGGCCACCCCCATGACCTTGCTGGTGCAGCTCAAGGTGCTCCTGCTCTGGGGGTTCGTCCTGATAACCAGCCCCACGGCGACCCACGCCATGGTTGACGCGGGCGTGCGCGCAGGGCTCGCACCCTGGGTCCAGACAGACGGCAAGAGGAGGCGCAAATGA
- a CDS encoding Na(+)/H(+) antiporter subunit B has protein sequence MIWEIKLLALILVIICAIAAINVKDLLGAAIIFGIYSFMMCVQWLAMGAVDVAFTEASIGAGISTALMFAAIFRTTRRTKD, from the coding sequence ATGATCTGGGAAATCAAACTGCTGGCCCTCATCCTCGTGATCATCTGCGCCATCGCGGCGATCAACGTCAAGGATCTGCTGGGGGCCGCCATCATCTTCGGCATCTACAGCTTCATGATGTGCGTCCAGTGGCTGGCCATGGGCGCGGTCGATGTGGCCTTCACCGAGGCGTCCATCGGCGCGGGCATCAGCACCGCCCTGATGTTTGCGGCCATTTTCCGGACCACAAGGAGGACCAAAGATTGA
- the mbhE gene encoding hydrogen gas-evolving membrane-bound hydrogenase subunit E, with translation MKKAALVAVLLAGAFLILSMENFSSWGDIESPASRHISRYFIEKSYEDTHTPNFVTAVLADYRGFDTMLETVVVFTAALACFLIVRLPSDVCKPGLFYYRHASTGLVVRRRQACALPDEGGAFERVDSDWPPHDVVVTTTCRMIIPFIQLYALYVLAHGHYSPGGGFQGGVIFAASYVLLAVSHDLRTLVNQLTERFTHLLAAAGVLVYFGTGLLGLAKGANFLDYDAVADIMGVSLASGHSLGILFVETGVAMTVTAALVIIFKLLSSRGAVTEGL, from the coding sequence TTGAAAAAGGCAGCTCTTGTGGCCGTGCTTCTTGCCGGCGCTTTCCTGATTCTGTCCATGGAGAACTTCTCCTCCTGGGGCGATATTGAATCTCCGGCAAGCCGTCATATTTCACGGTACTTCATCGAAAAAAGTTACGAGGACACCCATACCCCCAACTTTGTCACAGCCGTTTTGGCCGACTACCGTGGGTTTGATACCATGCTGGAAACCGTGGTGGTCTTCACTGCGGCCCTGGCCTGTTTCCTCATCGTCCGTCTGCCCAGCGACGTGTGCAAGCCCGGCCTGTTCTACTATCGTCATGCCAGCACCGGGCTGGTGGTCCGCAGGCGTCAGGCCTGCGCACTCCCGGATGAGGGCGGCGCGTTCGAGCGCGTGGATTCCGACTGGCCGCCGCACGATGTCGTGGTCACCACCACCTGTCGGATGATCATCCCTTTCATCCAGCTTTACGCCCTGTATGTGCTCGCGCATGGTCACTACAGTCCGGGCGGCGGTTTTCAGGGCGGCGTCATATTCGCGGCCAGCTATGTCCTGCTCGCCGTGTCGCACGATCTGCGCACCCTGGTGAACCAGCTGACCGAGCGCTTCACGCATCTGCTTGCGGCTGCGGGTGTGCTGGTCTACTTCGGCACCGGCCTCCTTGGCTTGGCCAAGGGAGCGAATTTTCTGGATTACGATGCTGTTGCTGACATAATGGGCGTGTCCCTGGCGAGCGGGCACTCCCTTGGCATCCTGTTCGTCGAAACCGGCGTGGCCATGACCGTGACCGCCGCGCTGGTGATCATCTTCAAACTCCTGTCCTCTCGCGGGGCGGTCACGGAAGGATTGTAG
- a CDS encoding cation:proton antiporter subunit C, with amino-acid sequence MEDFLTQLTSKYNFWAYIVLMMIGLYAMIAKGNLIKKLMGLGIFQTAIMLFYVAIGSKAGATIPILLDTHSKELIDFADYINPLPHVLMLTAIVVSVATLGVALALVQRIFDVHGTLEEDEILEKIKNP; translated from the coding sequence ATGGAAGACTTCCTGACGCAACTGACATCCAAGTACAACTTCTGGGCCTACATCGTCCTGATGATGATTGGCCTGTACGCGATGATAGCCAAGGGGAACCTGATCAAGAAGCTGATGGGGCTTGGTATATTTCAGACCGCCATCATGCTCTTCTACGTTGCCATCGGTTCCAAGGCGGGGGCCACCATACCCATCCTGCTGGATACCCACTCCAAGGAACTGATCGACTTCGCGGACTACATCAACCCCTTGCCCCACGTGCTGATGCTGACAGCCATCGTCGTCTCCGTGGCGACACTCGGCGTGGCTCTGGCCCTGGTCCAGCGCATCTTTGATGTGCACGGGACGCTGGAAGAAGATGAAATACTGGAAAAAATCAAGAATCCATAG
- a CDS encoding complex I subunit 5 family protein: protein MHDVVLTLLPLLLGAFLATLAGWTRSVLAYPVGAIALLTSFGFAVKLLCSVLAHGTATYLLGGWSPPWGIVFVVDTFSAGMLVLISASALFTFLAFRAEILDHFAEKSAAFVALFMLTVAGHMGIVATGDLFNLYVLIEVAALSGYALLGFGTGRSPLASLNYLCIGSVGASFYLLGVGYLYMLTGSLNMADLARIIAASPVTVSMHGAVGVILLGLWVKMALFPFHGWLPGAYGMTSPVSATLMAPLTTKVMVYVVIRILISVLPGASIPDAIPAVAVTLATAAIFVGSVMAFRQTDQRRMLAYILVAEVGYMVGGVFIGNRTAMTGAMLHVFADSLMTLTLFMAVGSIARQRGEMTLGNLSGLFRTMPFTMAAFVLGAMSMIGVPPLFGFFSKWYLLSGALASGQYVFMAGLLVSSLVNVVLFFRLFETAFFDAPGESVRDIEHWSRVTPLAIVAVLLIVAGLSSGLIVDRLIAGIIPASLI from the coding sequence ATGCATGATGTAGTCCTGACCCTCCTCCCGTTGCTTCTTGGAGCGTTCCTCGCCACCCTGGCGGGCTGGACGCGGAGCGTGCTCGCCTATCCCGTGGGTGCCATCGCTCTCCTGACATCCTTCGGCTTTGCCGTGAAACTCCTGTGCAGCGTCCTGGCGCACGGGACCGCGACATACCTGCTTGGCGGATGGTCCCCCCCGTGGGGCATCGTCTTTGTCGTGGATACGTTCAGCGCGGGCATGCTCGTGCTGATCTCGGCGTCGGCGCTGTTCACCTTCCTCGCCTTCAGGGCCGAGATCCTCGACCATTTCGCCGAGAAGTCGGCGGCTTTTGTGGCCCTGTTCATGCTCACGGTGGCCGGGCACATGGGCATCGTCGCCACCGGCGACCTGTTCAACCTGTACGTCCTCATCGAGGTCGCAGCCTTGAGCGGCTACGCGCTCCTCGGTTTCGGGACCGGGCGCTCCCCGCTGGCGAGCCTCAACTACCTGTGCATCGGGTCGGTGGGCGCTTCGTTCTATCTGCTTGGCGTCGGCTATCTCTACATGCTGACCGGCTCGCTGAACATGGCCGATCTGGCCCGGATCATCGCGGCCTCGCCGGTTACGGTGTCCATGCACGGGGCTGTGGGCGTGATCCTGCTCGGCCTGTGGGTGAAGATGGCGCTGTTCCCGTTCCACGGCTGGCTGCCCGGCGCCTATGGAATGACATCCCCGGTGTCGGCCACGCTCATGGCGCCGCTGACCACCAAGGTCATGGTGTATGTGGTCATCCGCATTCTCATCAGCGTGCTCCCCGGTGCCTCCATACCGGACGCCATCCCCGCAGTGGCCGTGACCCTGGCCACCGCCGCCATTTTCGTGGGGTCTGTCATGGCCTTCCGGCAGACAGACCAGCGCCGCATGCTCGCCTACATCCTGGTGGCCGAGGTGGGCTACATGGTCGGCGGCGTGTTCATCGGCAACCGCACGGCCATGACCGGGGCCATGTTGCACGTCTTCGCCGACTCGCTCATGACCCTGACCCTGTTCATGGCCGTGGGCAGCATCGCCCGCCAGCGCGGCGAGATGACCCTTGGCAACCTGAGCGGGCTCTTCAGGACCATGCCCTTCACCATGGCCGCCTTTGTCCTTGGGGCCATGTCCATGATCGGCGTGCCGCCCCTGTTCGGCTTCTTCAGCAAGTGGTACCTGCTCTCCGGCGCACTGGCGTCCGGTCAGTATGTGTTCATGGCCGGTCTGCTGGTGTCGAGCCTGGTCAACGTGGTCCTCTTCTTCCGGCTCTTCGAGACGGCCTTTTTCGATGCGCCCGGGGAGTCTGTCCGGGACATCGAGCATTGGAGTCGCGTGACGCCGCTGGCGATTGTCGCCGTGCTGCTTATTGTGGCCGGGCTTTCGAGCGGTCTGATCGTGGACCGGCTCATCGCCGGAATCATCCCCGCAAGCCTCATCTAG
- a CDS encoding monovalent cation/H+ antiporter subunit D family protein, with translation MYSIYSIQPLLAVAAPLLAVPGIISARTPNIREAWSFAAALLLLALLACMVPAVLAGHTYTWVLAEVLPGAPIAFRVDAFGMLFALVSSSLWVVTTVYSIGYMRAKNEHAQTRFFGYFASSIFCAVGVAFSANLLTMYLFYELLSFSTYPLVAHHQNEESRKAGRKYLGFIVGTSIGLVLPAMVAVHHFTGSLDFASGGIALGAADSTTLTVLLCLLLFGFAKAALMPVHVWLPAAMVAPTPVSSLLHAVAVVKVGAFCIMRVVTGTFGVETLQALHLNDVITGVAAVTMLAASLIALSQDGLKRRLAYSTIGQLSYIVLGAGLMTTAGLTGGMLHISMHAFGKITLFFCAGAIYVATGEKYISRLNGIGYRMPWTMTAFLIGSLSIIGIPPTGGFLSKWYLLNGCIGSGQWVLALVLLVSSLLNAAYFLPIVYRAWFCAPDQAQHSGPVREAPLACIVPPLITAGISVILFFYPYPFLNLARLAAN, from the coding sequence ATGTATTCCATATACTCGATCCAGCCCCTTCTCGCAGTGGCCGCCCCTCTGCTGGCGGTCCCCGGCATCATCTCGGCGCGCACGCCCAACATCCGCGAGGCGTGGTCCTTTGCGGCGGCGCTGCTGCTGCTGGCGCTTCTGGCCTGCATGGTCCCGGCGGTGCTGGCCGGGCACACCTACACCTGGGTTCTGGCCGAGGTTCTGCCCGGCGCGCCCATCGCCTTCCGCGTCGATGCCTTTGGCATGCTCTTCGCCCTGGTCTCCTCCAGTCTGTGGGTGGTGACCACGGTCTATTCCATTGGCTACATGCGCGCCAAGAACGAGCATGCCCAGACCCGCTTCTTCGGCTATTTCGCAAGCTCCATCTTCTGCGCGGTGGGCGTGGCCTTCTCGGCCAACCTGCTGACCATGTACCTGTTCTACGAGCTGCTTTCCTTCTCCACATACCCGCTGGTGGCGCATCACCAGAACGAGGAGAGCCGCAAGGCCGGGCGCAAATACCTCGGCTTCATCGTGGGCACCTCCATCGGGCTGGTGCTCCCGGCCATGGTCGCGGTGCACCACTTCACCGGCAGCCTCGATTTCGCCTCGGGCGGCATCGCCCTGGGCGCTGCGGACTCCACGACCCTGACCGTGCTGCTCTGCCTGCTGCTTTTCGGCTTTGCCAAGGCGGCCCTCATGCCGGTCCACGTCTGGCTCCCGGCGGCCATGGTCGCGCCCACGCCGGTCAGTTCGCTGCTCCATGCCGTGGCCGTGGTCAAGGTCGGCGCGTTCTGCATCATGCGCGTGGTCACGGGCACCTTTGGCGTGGAGACGCTCCAGGCCCTGCATCTCAACGATGTCATCACCGGCGTGGCGGCGGTGACCATGCTGGCGGCGTCGCTGATCGCCCTGTCCCAGGACGGGCTGAAGCGGCGGCTGGCCTACTCCACCATCGGCCAGCTCTCCTACATCGTGCTGGGCGCGGGGTTGATGACCACTGCCGGGCTGACCGGCGGCATGCTGCACATCTCCATGCACGCCTTTGGCAAGATCACGCTCTTCTTCTGCGCCGGAGCCATTTATGTGGCCACGGGCGAGAAATACATCAGCCGTCTCAACGGCATCGGCTACCGCATGCCCTGGACCATGACCGCATTCCTCATCGGGTCTTTGTCCATCATCGGCATCCCGCCCACGGGCGGGTTCCTGAGCAAGTGGTATCTGCTCAACGGGTGCATCGGGTCAGGTCAGTGGGTGCTCGCCCTGGTCCTGCTCGTCAGCTCGCTGCTCAACGCGGCCTACTTCCTGCCCATCGTCTACCGGGCGTGGTTCTGCGCCCCTGATCAGGCCCAGCACTCCGGGCCGGTGCGCGAGGCCCCGCTGGCGTGCATCGTGCCGCCGCTGATCACTGCGGGCATTTCCGTGATCCTGTTCTTCTATCCTTACCCGTTCCTGAATTTGGCCCGACTGGCCGCCAACTAG
- a CDS encoding Na(+)/H(+) antiporter subunit D → MMTSIHPILAYLGAAALLPLFTGAWRNRMVLAAAAVGLLIVHNLPSGTLATANFLGMDLVLMRVDGLSRVFGYIFCLNSVFAFLFAYKLNDVRQQLAALFYIGSALGAVFAGDLITLYVFWEIMAIASTFLILARKTKLSSGAGFRYVLVHLFGGLCMLVGIIVHIQTTGSIAFTSLAPSLGSWLILLGVLVNASAFPFASWLSDSYPEATVTGGVILSAYTTKTAVYALLRAFPGWEILIVIGCLMAVYGIIYALLENDMRRILAYSITNQVGFMVTGAGIGTAMAINGAAAHAFCHIIYKSLLWMSAGAVLAATGKSKCTELGGLHKTMPLTLLLGLVGALAISSFPGTSGFTSKSMIIQAAANEHLTWVLMILEIASAGVFLHAGIKFPYFVFFAKDKGLRPPEAPRHMLLAMAGLAFLCIALGVYPQPLYAILPFDVGGFDVYKGGKVVAQLQLLLFSALVFFLMLPLLKRTDTIALETDWFYRRGGRLFYQAVSAFFNGLNDMAAKVAGRAVHGFAEFCRNLPERALFLLTALNPDFWTSGTTVNAALRMKQIRDSLDAGALPVGGSLIAVTLGLAVLLGLVL, encoded by the coding sequence ATGATGACTAGCATTCACCCGATCCTCGCCTATCTGGGAGCCGCTGCGCTGCTTCCGCTGTTCACCGGAGCGTGGCGCAACCGCATGGTTCTGGCCGCAGCCGCCGTCGGTCTGCTCATCGTGCACAACCTCCCGTCAGGCACCCTGGCCACGGCCAATTTTCTCGGCATGGACCTCGTCCTCATGCGCGTGGACGGCCTGAGCCGGGTGTTCGGGTACATCTTCTGCCTCAACTCGGTCTTTGCCTTCCTCTTTGCCTACAAGCTCAATGACGTGCGCCAGCAACTGGCGGCCCTGTTCTACATCGGCTCGGCCCTGGGGGCGGTGTTCGCCGGAGACCTGATCACCCTGTACGTATTCTGGGAGATCATGGCCATAGCGTCCACCTTCCTGATCCTGGCCCGCAAGACCAAGCTTTCGTCCGGGGCGGGATTCCGCTACGTGCTCGTCCATCTTTTCGGCGGGCTGTGCATGCTGGTGGGCATCATCGTCCATATCCAGACCACGGGCTCCATCGCCTTTACCTCGCTGGCCCCCAGCCTGGGCAGCTGGCTCATCCTGCTCGGCGTGCTGGTCAACGCGTCCGCCTTCCCCTTTGCCAGCTGGCTTTCGGATTCCTATCCCGAGGCCACAGTCACCGGCGGCGTCATCCTCTCGGCCTACACCACCAAGACGGCGGTCTACGCGCTCCTGCGCGCCTTCCCCGGCTGGGAAATCCTCATCGTCATCGGCTGCCTGATGGCCGTTTACGGCATCATCTACGCCCTGCTCGAAAACGACATGCGCCGCATCCTGGCCTATTCCATCACCAACCAGGTGGGCTTCATGGTCACGGGCGCGGGCATCGGCACGGCCATGGCCATCAACGGCGCGGCAGCCCACGCGTTTTGCCACATCATTTACAAATCGCTCCTGTGGATGTCTGCGGGCGCGGTGCTGGCCGCCACGGGCAAGAGCAAATGCACGGAACTCGGCGGACTCCACAAGACCATGCCGTTGACGTTGCTGCTCGGACTCGTCGGGGCGCTGGCCATATCGTCATTCCCCGGCACCAGCGGCTTCACCAGCAAGAGCATGATCATCCAGGCCGCTGCCAACGAGCATCTGACCTGGGTGCTGATGATCCTTGAGATCGCTTCGGCGGGCGTGTTCCTGCACGCGGGCATCAAATTCCCGTACTTCGTCTTCTTTGCCAAGGACAAGGGGCTGCGGCCTCCCGAGGCGCCCAGGCACATGCTCCTGGCCATGGCCGGGCTGGCCTTCCTGTGCATCGCCCTGGGCGTTTACCCCCAGCCGCTGTACGCCATCCTGCCCTTTGACGTGGGCGGGTTCGACGTCTACAAGGGGGGCAAGGTCGTGGCGCAGCTCCAGCTGCTCCTGTTCTCGGCCCTGGTCTTCTTCCTCATGCTGCCGCTGCTCAAGCGGACCGACACCATCGCCCTTGAAACCGACTGGTTCTACAGGCGCGGCGGGCGGCTGTTTTATCAGGCCGTGTCCGCATTCTTCAATGGGCTGAACGACATGGCCGCCAAGGTCGCTGGCCGCGCGGTTCACGGGTTCGCCGAGTTCTGCCGGAACTTGCCTGAGCGGGCCTTGTTCCTGCTGACCGCGCTCAATCCTGATTTTTGGACCAGTGGCACGACCGTCAATGCCGCGCTCAGGATGAAGCAGATCAGGGATTCCCTCGACGCGGGAGCCCTGCCTGTGGGCGGTTCGCTGATTGCTGTCACTCTCGGGCTGGCTGTCCTTTTAGGCCTGGTCTTGTAA
- a CDS encoding Crp/Fnr family transcriptional regulator, with translation MKSLNSSQFNILENVSEELIERLRREVQPKDYAKGEVVYQKGDPADNFYFLLKGKAQLQVENKEGVTVILGVIKVGYCFGMTALFPEQSRQHSVVCDDACRVAVISGSDLRAILESEDKIGLPLLWNLFHLLKDRLDLRTDQLVQVLASHPDVSKLGI, from the coding sequence ATGAAGTCTTTGAATAGCAGCCAGTTCAATATTCTCGAAAACGTCTCGGAGGAGCTGATCGAAAGGCTCCGGCGCGAGGTCCAGCCCAAGGACTACGCCAAGGGGGAGGTCGTCTACCAGAAAGGCGACCCGGCGGATAATTTCTACTTTCTCCTGAAGGGCAAGGCGCAACTCCAAGTGGAGAACAAGGAAGGGGTGACCGTCATCCTCGGCGTGATCAAGGTCGGGTACTGCTTTGGCATGACCGCCCTGTTTCCCGAGCAGTCCAGGCAGCATTCCGTGGTCTGCGATGACGCCTGCCGGGTGGCTGTCATCTCTGGCAGCGACCTTCGCGCCATCCTGGAGTCCGAGGACAAGATCGGGCTGCCCTTGCTCTGGAATCTGTTTCATCTGCTCAAGGACCGGCTCGATCTGCGCACAGATCAGCTTGTGCAGGTGCTCGCCTCGCATCCCGATGTGAGCAAGCTTGGCATCTGA
- a CDS encoding response regulator transcription factor codes for MRLLLVEDEREIADFLKARLEGEGFDVVAAVTGEEGFFLANEQVFDVVLLDLTLPGRGGLEVLRMLRRRGINAPVILISGSDSVEDKVAGLDAGADDYIVKPFAFPEVLARIRVVLRRGWADQVLLLRCGDLAMDLITRIVTRGGRTIALTAREFELLEYLLRHPGRVVTRDMLARDIWQEDTRATNLDNVIDVHIARIRKKLDHGHERKLLHTQRGVGFQLKNPELDTRQK; via the coding sequence ATGAGACTATTGCTGGTCGAGGACGAGCGGGAGATCGCTGACTTCCTCAAGGCGCGGCTTGAGGGCGAAGGGTTTGATGTCGTGGCTGCGGTTACTGGCGAGGAAGGGTTTTTCCTGGCCAACGAGCAGGTGTTCGATGTAGTTCTGCTCGATCTGACCCTGCCCGGTCGTGGCGGGCTTGAGGTCCTCAGGATGCTGCGCAGGCGCGGCATCAACGCACCGGTGATCCTGATTTCCGGCAGCGACAGCGTCGAGGACAAGGTGGCCGGGCTCGATGCCGGGGCCGACGACTACATCGTCAAGCCGTTCGCCTTTCCCGAAGTGCTTGCCCGCATCCGCGTGGTGTTGCGTCGCGGCTGGGCCGATCAGGTCCTGCTGCTTCGGTGCGGCGATCTGGCCATGGATCTGATCACCCGCATCGTCACGCGGGGGGGGCGGACCATCGCTCTGACGGCGCGCGAGTTCGAACTGCTGGAATACCTGCTTCGCCATCCGGGCCGGGTGGTCACGCGCGACATGCTGGCACGCGACATCTGGCAGGAGGACACCAGGGCCACCAACCTCGACAATGTCATCGACGTGCACATTGCCCGCATCCGAAAAAAGCTCGATCACGGGCACGAACGCAAACTGCTTCACACCCAGCGCGGCGTGGGCTTCCAACTCAAGAATCCTGAACTCGACACCAGGCAGAAGTAA